Below is a genomic region from Rhodococcus sp. WMMA185.
GGTTGCAGCTGAGCCCACTCGAAGACGTCTCCTACAACTGCTGACATCAGGGGAACAGACCGTCAACAACCTTGCCGACCACTTCCCGGCGAGCCGGTCTGCGATATCGCAACATCTCCGAGTGCTCACCGAGGCGGGGCTGGTGACTTCACGCAAAGACGGACGCTTCAGGTACTACCGACTCGATCCCGAAGGGGTCGCGCAACTACGCGCGTTGTTCGACTCGTTCTGGATCGACGAACTCCGCCGCCTCGTCGAGGACGCCACAGAGTAAGAGGACGCCACAGAGCAAGCAGCATCCAAGAGGAGACAGCTGATGCCTTTCGACAAGACAGTCGTCGTCCCGCTGGACCCGGACGCCACGTTCGACCTCGTCACCAAACCCGAACGACTACGTCGATGGCAGGCCGTCGCGGCCCGAGTCGACTTACACGCGGGCGGTGAGTACCGGTGGACCATCGTCCCCGGCCACTCCGCCGCGGGAACATTTCGCGAAGTCGAACCCGGCCGACGCGTGGTCTTCTCGTGGGGATGGGAAGGCGACGACGAGCTTCCGCCGGGATCGTCCATAGTCTCGGTGACGCTGACACCGACTACCGGCGGGACCGAAGTGCGACTGGTCCACGATGGCCTCGACGACGTCCAGGCAGCCCGCCACGCAGAGGGCTGGGACCACTATCTCGACCGTCTCGTCGCAGCCGCGACGACGGGCGACGCCGGTCCGGACGAGTGGGCAGCCGCACCCGATCACCTCGACGAACTATCAAGTGCCGAAGCAGCGTTGGCCGTCACGCAGCGCGTATCGCGCAATATTTCGGACGGGGACATGACGAAACAAACTCCCTGCACCGAATACACCGTCTCGCAATTGGCAGAACACCTCATTCGTTCCATCACGAATCTCGGTAGCGCCGCGGGCGCGAAAATCGTAGACGACCCCACGAAGCCTCTGGAGATCCGGATCGCCGACGCCGCTCAGCCCGCGCTGGAAGCATGGCGTGAACGCGGCCTCGACGGGAACGTTTCGCTCGGCTCGAGCCCCATGCCCGCAACCATGATCGTGGGCATTCTCTCGCTCGAATTCCTGGTTCATGCTTGGGATTTAGCCGCAGCAGTCGACCGCGAAGCAGCTATCGATCCCGCTCTCGCCGAATACGTTCTCGGATTGGCTCACGCCATAATCCCCAAGGGAGACCGCACGGGAACTGGTTTCGCGGAAGCGATTCCCGTGGAACACACCGCCGACAGCCTCGAGCGACTGATCGCGTACACCGGTCGTCCACTCAGGACGGCTTGAACCTTCACACCGAAAGGAATTGTCATGCCCATCAAGTCGGAATATGCCCAGGGAACACCGAACTGGTTCGACGTGCAGGCCAGTGACCAGGCCGCGGCAAAGACGTTCTACTCGGAACTACTCGGGTGGGAGTACGACGACCAACCGATGCCCAATGGTCCTGTCTATTCGATGGCCTTAGTGGGCGGCGAGAACGTCGCCGCCGTCGCGCCCCAGTCACCGGACGCGGCACAGGCAGGCGCACCGGCGATGTGGAACACCTACATCGCTGTCGACGATGTCGACGAAACCGTAGCCAAGGTTGCCGACGCCGGCGGTCAGGTTCTGATGCCCCCGTTCGACGTCACCGAGGCCGGCCGCATGGCATTCGTCTCGGACCCGACCGGCGCGTCCGTCGGCCTGTGGCAAGCGAACAAGCACATCGGCGCCACTCTCGTCGGAGATCCTGGCGCATGCATCTGGAGCGAACTCAACACCAACGATGTCGACAAGGCTGTCGCCTTCTACGGCAGCGTCGTCGGACTCTCGACCACTCAGATGCCAATGGGTCCGGAGGACACGTACACCGTGTTCCACGCGGGCGATGAGCAGGTCGGCGGATGCACTGATTCGCAGTCGGACGGCACCCCGAACCATTGGCGGGTGTACTTCGCGGTCGACGACGTCGACTCGAGCGCGGCGAAGGCCGTCGAACTCGGCGGAACGATCGTCGAAGAAGCAGTGACCATCCCCACAGTCGGACGGATGGCCGGCATTGCGGACCCGCAGGGCGCAGTATTCAGCATCATGACTCCCGAGTCGCAGAGCTAGTAGCACGCGCCGACTCCAGAAAAGGAGGTAGCGTCGGCGTACTACCGCCGATACCGACCACGCCTCAAAGGTCTTGGTCGCCAACAAAAGCCCGGTATTGACACCCACATACCGCACAACCTGAGTGGGTGTCAATAGCGTGTGTTTCTGGACTCGAAATGGCGACCCCAACCAGATCATCCCCAGAGAGACCGGTAGCTTGCCAGTTTGGCAAGCTCGACAACTGAGGAACTCTAAGGGGAGTTAATGGGCACGACCAACACCATCGTCAAGCGCATCGCGGGCGGAAGCATCGCCCTCGCCGCAATCGCCGCGCTTGCCGCGCCTGGCATCGCCACAGCAGAAGCCGGTAGTTCCGGCAGCCTCGGGTCCGGCAGCGGGTCGAGTGACGGCGAACGCGGTGTCTCCGCGCCACGCGTGAGGCCGGAAGTCGAGGACAAGAGCGACGAGGCCAAGGCTATGCACGCCACTGGTGAGACGATTAGCGTCTTTCTCGAGAACACCAACAACGATAGAGACGACAAAGTCACCAACTGCGGGACGATGCTCTTCAGGGCCGGCGAACTCGACACCAAGAACTTCGACAGGGCGATATGGCCAGATGGGGTTGATCGACACACCAACATCTGGACTGGCGAGAGCCGATCCACGTACTACATGTTCAGTGGTCTCCCGGACGGCGACTATCTAGTCGCAGGCTTGTGCGGAACCCCCGGCGGCAAGGGCACCTGGATCAAACCGATCAAGATGAAGGTCGGTGACAGCACCGGCTCGTCGGGCAGCTCTGACAGCTGACCGAACGGCAGCAACACCGACTGTGTTGTAGATGGTTGCTAGACAATGTGAAACGCCCGGCCGGGATATCTCGGCCGGGCGTCTTGCACTTTGTCCCACCGGAGCCGACCGCATATCCAAAGGGCGACTGGAAAGCCGTCCAGAACGATTGACACCGGGTAACATGCCCGACTGGCAAGCTCCACGACATCGGGACCTAGGGGGAGTTAGTGAGCAAGACCAGCACCATCGTCAAGCGCATCGCCGGCGGGGGCATCGCCCTTGCCGCAGCCACTGCATTCGCCGCACCTGGCATCGCCTCGGCAGAATCGGGCAGCTCGGGCAGTGCCGGCGGCCTGGGTATCGGCAGTCTGGCTGTCGGGAGTCTGGCCGCGGGGAGCTTAGCCCTCGGAAGCCTGGACAGCGGAAGCGGCAGCGGCAATGGGTCGAGCGGGAGCGGGTCTGGCGGCAGCAGCGGGTCCAGCGGCAGCGACGGCGGGGTCTTGCCGCCCCTGGTGGAGGCAGAAGTCGTGGGTAACTCGGTGAGCATGGAGGTCGAGAATCCCAATATCCACGAAACTTACTGCGGTGCCATTCTCTTCAAGGCCGATACCGACATCACGGATTTCAACAATTCCGTGTGGTCGGAGGGTTTCGATATGAGTACGTGGGAGTGGACACGCGAAGGAGAAACCAGGACATACACGGTCTACGGCCTCGAGCCGGGCGACTACATCGTCACGGCAGACTGCGCGGTCGCCGACGGTGTACCGGTTGCGATCGATCCGATCGAGGTGACCGTCGAAGAAGCAACCGGCTTCCTCGGCAGCCTCGGCCTCGACAGCCTCTTCGATTCGCTGGGCAGCTCCGGCAACTGAGAATCAACCACAATACCGACCATGTCGTAGATGATCGGTCGTAGATGATCGCTACATCGCTTGAGTCGCTCGGCCAAGATTGCCCCGGCCGAGCGATTTATGTGTTCGGCCGGTTCGCGGCAGGGCGAGCCACAACACTAGGACGCCGGAACCAGATGTCCGTCTAGGGCAACCATAGCCGTCTTGAAATGCGGAGACGACATGTGAGCCGATAATGCACCCGGGTCTGCCCACTCCTCCACCACCACAAATATTCCTGGTGCCGAGATCGATTCGAACACGTCGTATCGCTTACAACCCTGTTCCTGCCGAGTGGCTGCCTCGAGAGTCGCGAGCGTCGTGCGCGCCTTCTCTTCAGATCCGGGGTTCGACTCGAGGGTTGCGACGAGACTCAAATGCGGCATGGGTGATCCCTTCCTGGTTCGAGTGCGCCCATCGGGTTGGTGCGCCAATACGCAGCGCACTCTCCATCTTTTATACGGACGGCATAAAGGTCCTTCAATACGGATTCCGTTAGGCGGGAGGCGCGCAAGGACAACTGATCCCGGGCGATTGACTTCCCCACTGCACTAGCAGGGAGTGCCGGTCGGACACCCGGCCGGCAACGTCTCCGACACAACCGCACTACCAAATCGCCTGGCTCAGAGCCGAGTTCACCATCGCTGATCTGCGCGGGCCTGCCGTCAAGGTCGTTAGTCAGACCCGAGTGGTACGACTGTCTGGTCTGTTCGCTGTTGTCGATATCAGACGTGCAGAGGAAGTAGCAGCGGTACCGAGGGAAGGAAACGCGCGGGTGGAACCGGCGGTGGCGTGATCAGCGTCCACGCCTCGATCGAATCGCAGCGTGGCTCAATCAGCAGACATCGGGCACACGCCTCGAGACCGCGGGGCCCGGGGGCACCGACGAGCGTTAGAGAAGAAACGTGGGCAACAGCCGATGGACGACGGCGGCGTCAGGCAATGAGAAAGCCCCTGAACTGACGGCTTAGATCAGGGGCGTTCTCCTTGGCGGAAGCGGAGGGATTTGAACCCCCGGTCGCTCTCACGACGCTCGCTTTCAAGGCGAGTGCATTCGGCCGCTCTGCCACGCTTCCGTGGGCGATCTTATCGGTAAGGGATCGCAGACAGGAAACCGGTCAGCGGTTGCCGATGGCTGTGCCTATCCGTTGGAACGCGTCGGCGAGAAATTCCAGTTGCTCCCCGGTGAAGAGATCGACGAGGTTTCTGCGCACACCGGCCACGTGAGTGGGCGCCGCGTCCACCAGTCGGGCGCGACCTTCGTCCGTGATCACCGCAAGAACACCGCGTCCGTCCTCGACGCAGGTAGAGCGGGTCACCATGCCCTGCGATTCCATCCGGCGGATCTGGTGGGTGAGACGGCTACGCGAGGACAGCACTCCGTCCGCAAGATCGCTCATCCGCAGCGAACCGTCGGGCGCCTCCGACAGCAGCGCCAATATCCGGTAATCCGCCAGCGAAAGGTCGTGGTTGTCCTGCAGATCCCGATTGAGAACATCCAACAGGCGCTGGTTGGCGTCCATGTAGCCACGCCATGCACGCATCTCGGCGGCGGACAACCAGCGCGGTGCTGCCTGTTCTGCGTCGGAAGATTCTGCC
It encodes:
- a CDS encoding ArsR/SmtB family transcription factor, whose protein sequence is MCANFDTADLDPLRYALVVTNVLGVLDQLAVAAEPTRRRLLQLLTSGEQTVNNLADHFPASRSAISQHLRVLTEAGLVTSRKDGRFRYYRLDPEGVAQLRALFDSFWIDELRRLVEDATE
- a CDS encoding TIGR03086 family metal-binding protein, with product MPFDKTVVVPLDPDATFDLVTKPERLRRWQAVAARVDLHAGGEYRWTIVPGHSAAGTFREVEPGRRVVFSWGWEGDDELPPGSSIVSVTLTPTTGGTEVRLVHDGLDDVQAARHAEGWDHYLDRLVAAATTGDAGPDEWAAAPDHLDELSSAEAALAVTQRVSRNISDGDMTKQTPCTEYTVSQLAEHLIRSITNLGSAAGAKIVDDPTKPLEIRIADAAQPALEAWRERGLDGNVSLGSSPMPATMIVGILSLEFLVHAWDLAAAVDREAAIDPALAEYVLGLAHAIIPKGDRTGTGFAEAIPVEHTADSLERLIAYTGRPLRTA
- a CDS encoding VOC family protein; amino-acid sequence: MPIKSEYAQGTPNWFDVQASDQAAAKTFYSELLGWEYDDQPMPNGPVYSMALVGGENVAAVAPQSPDAAQAGAPAMWNTYIAVDDVDETVAKVADAGGQVLMPPFDVTEAGRMAFVSDPTGASVGLWQANKHIGATLVGDPGACIWSELNTNDVDKAVAFYGSVVGLSTTQMPMGPEDTYTVFHAGDEQVGGCTDSQSDGTPNHWRVYFAVDDVDSSAAKAVELGGTIVEEAVTIPTVGRMAGIADPQGAVFSIMTPESQS
- a CDS encoding putative quinol monooxygenase codes for the protein MPHLSLVATLESNPGSEEKARTTLATLEAATRQEQGCKRYDVFESISAPGIFVVVEEWADPGALSAHMSSPHFKTAMVALDGHLVPAS
- a CDS encoding MarR family winged helix-turn-helix transcriptional regulator, which translates into the protein MTAESSDAEQAAPRWLSAAEMRAWRGYMDANQRLLDVLNRDLQDNHDLSLADYRILALLSEAPDGSLRMSDLADGVLSSRSRLTHQIRRMESQGMVTRSTCVEDGRGVLAVITDEGRARLVDAAPTHVAGVRRNLVDLFTGEQLEFLADAFQRIGTAIGNR